A window from Streptomyces sp. NBC_00271 encodes these proteins:
- a CDS encoding glutaredoxin domain-containing protein — MTRAWILPTLFVLCGSVVATGLVFRGKPGAAAALLLAFVLLAGVNSPLIFPRSIGALEAQRRSAVDGRPVVFWRSGCKYCLRLRIRLGRSARQLHWVDIWRDPAGAAAVRAANDGNETVPTVVVAGRPHVNPDPEWVRQQLSHSM, encoded by the coding sequence ATGACGCGCGCTTGGATCTTGCCGACGCTGTTTGTGCTCTGTGGCTCAGTCGTTGCGACGGGGCTGGTCTTCAGGGGGAAACCCGGCGCAGCCGCAGCGCTCCTGCTGGCGTTTGTGTTGCTCGCAGGCGTCAACTCACCTCTGATCTTCCCGAGGTCGATCGGTGCGCTGGAGGCACAACGCCGCAGCGCGGTCGACGGCCGGCCGGTCGTCTTCTGGCGGTCGGGCTGCAAGTACTGCCTGCGGCTGCGCATCCGGTTGGGCCGTAGCGCCCGCCAGTTGCACTGGGTCGACATCTGGCGTGACCCGGCTGGAGCGGCAGCGGTCAGGGCGGCCAACGATGGCAATGAGACCGTGCCGACCGTCGTCGTGGCGGGCCGACCGCACGTCAACCCCGATCCTGAATGGGTGCGTCAACAGCTCTCCCATTCCATGTGA